The genomic segment GAGCACTCATGGCAGTGGAGCGGCACGACCACCAACCCCGAGACCAATGTGCCGTTCTCCAAGGCGGACAATTGGGACCTAGTCTACAAGCCCGGTTCGTCTTCCTCGAATCCCCATCTGTTCTTCTCGAGTCGCGCCGAAGCCGCTGCCTATCCGGATAGCGCACTCTTCATGATCCAGGACCCAAATCTGTGCACGATTACCTCCAATGGGGTGAGTGAAGACATGACTTGCGCGGTCGGTACATTAACCTATTACGAGGTATACGGCACGGGCTCGCCGCAGCTCAAGGGCCTATCTATCCCGGCGGCAACCAGGAACGGCATCAACATCATGAGCTACTGGGCCGACCGGACCAGTACCGGTGGCGGAGCGCTCTCAGACAGCCAGGTGGAGCGCATCCGCAAGTACCTCCGCTGGGATGTTCCGCTTACGTCAACCTTTCAGGCCGAAGTCAAGGCTGGCGCGCAACACTCCGGGCGTCGACAGTTGCTTGGTTCCTGGAACACCCGAGACTCGACGCGGATGCTCGACTTCGATGGTGACGGCAAGCATGACGTAGGCTGGTGGATCCCCCCGCGCCTCGACCAGGGTGGCGCTCAAGGCACCGTGAAGGTGCTGCTCAGTTCACAGGGGTTCAGCAGCGCTGCTGGGCAACACATCAACACCACCTTTGGCAACCTGGGTGACAGCCCAGTGCCCCAGCGCATGAACTACGGGGACTCACGCACGGACATCGTGTTCTACCAGCCTGGTGGCGGCATCAATCGCAACGCACCCGATGAAGTTGTCGGCTGGTGGCGCCAGTGCCTTACCGCCAATCCGCCAGCGTCCACCAACTGCTCGTCGCCACCAAGCCCAGCGCAGTGGGGGGACCGCGGCGATGTGCCCCTCTCCAACGTCGACTTCGATGGGAGCGGTGCGACGCCTGAACTCGCTGTCTACCGCCAGAGCACGGCGACGTTCCATTGGAACTACGTAGGCGGTGGTTGGTCAAACTCCCGCACTTTGGGCACGAGCGGCGACGTGCCGATGGCTGCCTTGGTCGATAGCGACAGCCAGACCGACCTGGTCACGTACTCGCCGGGCACGGCGACTTTCCACATGCGGATGTCTGGCAGTAGCTGGAATACCGTCGTTGACCGCTTCACGCACAGCAAGTTCATTCCCCAGTACAGCGCGACCAGTGGTAGCGCACGCTCGGGAGCAGTGGTCCTGGACGGCATCGATCGACCGTCCGGCTTCGGCTCCGATCGGCGCCGCACTCTATCGCTCTGGTATCCATACGACGGAACCTGGAACACTTTGTGGTCACCCCTGACCAGTTCGGCCTACTCGACGTGCCAATGGGGCATCGGTTCCAAGGACATTCCCATCGTGGGCATCGACCGCGACAACGACCGCCGGAGCGATCTGGTGGTGCTTCGACTTGACGGCGTGAGTTCCACTGCCAAGATCCACTTCAGGACCTGGACGACGAGCGGATGCGGAAGCGGAGCCTACACGGTGAATCTTCCACTCTTGGGCAGAGCGCGCCTTCGTGCTTTCGCCGTGGCGGACATGACTGGGGATGGCCGACCGGAGATTCTGATCACCGATCCCGAATACGGGATGTTGTTCTGGCTCAAGAGCGAGCAAGACTACGCCACAACCTACTTCCTCGGCAGCATGGGGGACCAGCACGCCGTGCTGTTCTGAAAGAAGGGGCATCATGATCACGAAAGCATTCACGATGAGTTTGGCGTTCTTGGTTGCCCTCGCGTGCTCGGAGGAGCGCGCGCCGATCACGGCCGAGCCCGGGTCTGGAGGCAGCGGGGGCAGCGGAGGAGGCGGAGCGGCGCTCACGGGTGGAGGTCCGAGCGCCGATGCTTCATCAGGGGATGCGACGGCTACCGGTGGCAAGGGGGGTACGGCATGCCCCGCTGACGCGAAGGGCGCCAAGATGGTGCTGGTCACTACGTCCTCGGGGCCGCGCTACTGCATCGACGAGCGCGAGGTGTCGCAAGGTGAGTACCTGGCCTTCGCGAGCGACAAGGGTAACGACGTGAGCGGCCAGCCTGCCGAGTGCGCGGACAATAAGAGCTACGTTCCGGCGCTGCCCGATCCGTACATAGGAGCGCCTCAACCTGGAACGTGTCACAAGGACTACTGGCAAGGCAACCCGGAGCGACCGATGGTGTGCGTGGACTTCTGCGACGCCGCGGCCTACTGCAAGTGGGCCGGCAAGCGACTGTGCACGAGCCTGGACGCGCAGTCGGATGCGGTGTTGAAGGTGAAGGACGCTGAACTCGAAGCGCTCGCGAAGGACAACCGACTGGAATGGACCGATGCCTGCACGCAAGGCGGCAAGACGGCTTGGCCCTATGGCGACGCCTACGTGCCGGGAACGTGCATCGACAAGACCCGGTACGATGCGCAAGGCCCAAGCGCACTCGATGCAACGAAGCTCGAAGGCGAGACCTGCCATGGCGCGACGCAGCCCTATTCGAGCATCTTCCACATGAGTGGCAGTGTTGCGGAGTGGGTCAATGGTTGTGACGAGGGCATGGG from the Polyangiaceae bacterium genome contains:
- a CDS encoding SUMF1/EgtB/PvdO family nonheme iron enzyme, which produces MITKAFTMSLAFLVALACSEERAPITAEPGSGGSGGSGGGGAALTGGGPSADASSGDATATGGKGGTACPADAKGAKMVLVTTSSGPRYCIDEREVSQGEYLAFASDKGNDVSGQPAECADNKSYVPALPDPYIGAPQPGTCHKDYWQGNPERPMVCVDFCDAAAYCKWAGKRLCTSLDAQSDAVLKVKDAELEALAKDNRLEWTDACTQGGKTAWPYGDAYVPGTCIDKTRYDAQGPSALDATKLEGETCHGATQPYSSIFHMSGSVAEWVNGCDEGMGYCLVLGGSISSASEPCQLPAMTFRTSTAPWHGIRCCADLE